One genomic window of Conger conger chromosome 9, fConCon1.1, whole genome shotgun sequence includes the following:
- the LOC133136663 gene encoding asparagine synthetase [glutamine-hydrolyzing]-like, giving the protein MCGIWALFGSDDCLSTQCTSAMKIAHRGPDAFRFENVNSFTNCCFGFHRLAIVDRLYGMQPLRVKKFPFLWLCYNGEIYNHLRLKEKFEFEYQTKVDGEILLHLYERFGIEKMATLLDGVFAFILLDTANRKVCLGRDTLGVRPMFHMLTDDGFLAVCSEAKGLTEITHSMASPPEIIPFPPGHFEVFTLKTSGKVESVQLKRFHSCTDEPKHAVHDSVRGLISGFELETVKSNLRVLFENAVRKRLMAHRRIGCLLSGGLDSSLVAATLVKLGKEDELKYPVQTFAIGTEDSPDILAARKVAAHIGSEHHEVNFTPEEGIRAIQEVIYHLETYDITTVRASVGMYLVAKYIRAKTDSVVIFSGEGSDELTQGYIYFHKAPSPEAAAEESERLMRELYLFDALRADRTTAAHGLELRVPFLDHRFCAYYLSLPAELRTPKDGVEKHLLRESFKGLNLIPDEILWRRKEAFSDGVTSNKKSWFSYLQDHVETEVNDAQLESAAKVFPHCTPKTKEAYYYRQVFEKYYPGRAGWLSHYWMPRWIKATDPSARTLAIYNPDKGE; this is encoded by the exons ATGTGTGGGATTTGGGCGCTGTTCGGCAGCGACGACTGCCTCTCCACGCAGTGCACCAGCGCCATGAAGATCGCCCACCGTGGGCCCGACGCCTTCCGCTTCGAGAACGTCAACAGCTTCACCAACTGCTGCTTCGGGTTCCACCGGCTGGCCATCGTGGACCGCCTGTATGGCATGCAGCCTCTTAGGGTCAAGAAGTTCCCCTTCCTGTGGCTCTGCTACAACGGAGAGATCTACAACCACCTGCGG CTGAAGGAgaagtttgagtttgagtacCAGACTAAGGTGGACGGGGAGATCCTGCTGCACCTCTACGAGCGTTTTGGGATTGAGAAGATGGCTACTCTGCTGGACGGCGTCTTCGCCTTCATCCTGCTGGACACGGCAAACAGGAAGGTCTGCCTGGGGCGAGACACCCTTGGGGTGCGGCCGATGTTCCACATGCTGACTGATGACGGCTTCCTGGCCGTCTGCTCTGAAGCCAAAG GCCTGACGGAGATCACCCACTCCATGGCCAGCCCCCCCGAGATCATCCCCTTCCCCCCGGGACACTTTGAGGTCTTCACCCTGAAGACCAGCGGGAAGGTGGAGTCTGTTCAGCTCAAGCGTTTCCACAGCTGCACCGACGAGCCCAAACATGCCGTCCACGACAGCGTCAGAGGCCTAATTTCAG GGTTCGAGCTGGAGACGGTAAAGAGCAACCTCAGAGTCCTGTTTGAGAACGCCGTGAGGAAGAGGCTGATGGCCCACCGGAGGATCGGCTGCCTGCTGTCAG GTGGGCTGGACTCTAGTCTGGTTGCCGCGACGCTGGTGAAGCTGGGGAAGGAGGATGAGCTGAAGTACCCAGTACAGACCTTCGCCATCGGCACAGAGGACAGCCCTGATATCCTGGCAGCCCGCaag GTGGCGGCACACATTGGCAGCGAACACCACGAGGTGAACTTCACCCCTGAGGAGGGCATCCGGGCCATCCAGGAAGTCATCTACCACCTGGAGACGTACGACATCACCACCGTACGCGCGTCCGTCG GGATGTATCTGGTGGCCAAGTACATCCGTGCGAAGACTGACAGTGTGGTGATCTTCTCTGGGGAAGGATCGGATGAGCTGACCCAGGGCTACATCTACTTCCACAAG GCCCCTTCTCCTGAGGCAGCagcagaggagagtgagaggctGATGAGGGAGCTCTACCTGTTTGATGCGCTGAGAGCCGACCGCACCACTGCCGCACACGG TTTAGAGCTCAGAGTCCCTTTCCTGGATCACAGATTTTGTGCATATTACCTGTCCTTACCTGCAGAGCTGAGGACCCCCAAG GATGGCGTGGAGAAGCACCTCCTGAGAGAGTCGTTTAAGGGGCTGAACTTGATCCCTGACGAAATCCTATGGAGACGCAAGGAGGCCTTTAGTGACGGAGTGACCTCCAACAAGAAGTCCTGGTTCAGCTACCTGCAGGACCATGTAGAGActgag gtgaaCGACGCCCAGTTGGAGAGCGCAGCTAAAGTGTTCCCCCACTGCACCCCTAAAACCAAAGAGGCCTATTACTACCGCCAGGTGTTTGAGAAGTACTACCCGGGCCGGGCTGGCTGGCTGTCCCATTACTGGATGCCCCGGTGGATCAAGGCCACCGACCCCTCGGCCAGAACTCTCGCCATCTACAACCCCGACAAGGGCGAGTGA